The following nucleotide sequence is from Parambassis ranga chromosome 21, fParRan2.1, whole genome shotgun sequence.
CAGTCCGAGCACTTTCTAGATAGTCCACACTCAAACTTCCACTGAAACTCAGCTTGATGAGAACTTTTCCTTTGGCCCACTTAAAGGCTATATTGTGTCAGTATATAATAACTTTATACAACAGCTTTGATAGTCTCAGCTTTCAAAGAGCTTTCTGAAGGCTGAGCCGATCTCCTGGATCATATctgaggtggtggtggaccTGCCATGCCTCTGGAACGCTTGACTGTTGCACTGTCTGGTGAGCGAACAGGCACCAAATGCAGCAACCAGCGAGGGATTGACGctgaagaagagcagagaggaggagagacaggaagcagagaaacaAACTCATTACATACACTGAAGGAAAGTTCAGCTGTGTGTATATCTGTCTCCTTCAGAAGCCCCGATGATACTACTGTTAATAGGATGCATGAACAGCCAGTACTTTATTTACCTTCTGACCAAGCCagctgcagaagcagcatgtGCCCAGTGTGCAAGTACTCCCATAGATCCAGAGAGGAGGTCACCCTGTCCACCACATCTTCTCCCGCTGCCCTCTACACTGCATGAAAACACTGAAGACATGCTATGGTGTCACATAAAAGAAGAATCTTGCGTGAAAGTAGTGATTTCCCTAAACTAAAAAGGTGAATGACCACTTGAAGAATTTGATACCAACCCTTACTGCCATCTGTAATGAGATCCTGTTCACCCTTTAGCACCAGAGTGAGGTTGCCCATAGCTGCACTGAGCTGCACGACATTACGCTGATAGTCACTACTGTCCACAGGCTCATGGTGCTGAAACCGCAACAGAgatcagatgaaaaaaaacatgcactacatcaaacacacagattCTGCCAAGAGACCCACCAGTGCCTCGTACAGTCGGGTGAACTCCATGAAATTAGGAGTGAGGATACCCTTCTGGTACCCTTGAATAACAGATGGCTGCTGTGTAACTAGCCATAATCCATCctgttgggaaaaaaaaacacatacatgcagtCAGTATAGCGATATGTAAGATCATGTGGTACAAATGGAGCTGGATTACTAGAGGGTCAAATATGGCTTTGAACATAGcaatttttttgtaaaaaaacacatgaaaacactaCCTGTGGCATTTCTTTGCAATATTTAATTACAATTATGCTAGTGGTATTTCCCGGTAGAGAAATATCAACTCTCCATCTTGCATATTTACAGACCAGTGATGCATAAAGGTGGAATTTGCTTTTTTAGTTCTCAGCCATTTCTAGGCATTTATCACACCCAATCTACTCACGATAGAAAAGAATTGCCCAAGTTTTCTGCAGAGGCCATGCAGTAACAGCTTAAACTGGATGATTTCACACAGAATGACTCACACAGTAGCCCGCCTTGAGCTCCATTTTTATTTAGACTTACTGCATCAATGACTATCGGGATATCTCTTGCTTTGGACTTTTCAATCACCTCCTAGAAGAGAGAACACAGCCTTATTTAGAAATAAACATCCATCACAGAAAATAAATCTCCTCAGGCATAGTGGGAATCACCAGTATGTGATCTTTCTTTGAAACTGCCTTTGACTATAGACATGGTTTCAGAGAAATACAATTTCAGTCATTAGTCACAGAGCGCCACAAACTAGATAAAAGAATCAGTGTAGTCTATACAGTGAAACAACAAATATGACTAGTAtgtgaaacacagaaaataaatatatttcacGTGCCTTGGCTGTTTTCAGTAACAGGTCTTCTCTTCCTAGACCTGGTCCCACCACAAGGCCATGTAGTCTTGGGAGCCATTTTTCTATTTCTTCCACTGCGTTAGGACTGTCcctagagacacagagacacacacatgcacaaacagatGTTAAACCTGTTGGAATGCAGTGAACAAACTAGCTTTGCCCCCGTCAGGGTCCTGGAATTGTGATTGCTGGCTCCCTGGTAGGTGAATAGAAATCAAACACTACTATTTGCTAATGCAATGCATTTCCTGTTATAACATAAAACATAATACCTGAGCTAGTCCAATGCAAGAATGTGCTTGTCTTGTCACAAAAGCCAAACTTTGTAATGACGTAAATGTAAACACATGCTTGAACCTTTGGACGAGGACAGTGGAAAAGTCCACAAATGTGACCGTTACTATCAGCTTACGTACTCTGCTCCGGCTAGCACCAACATGATCCTAATATCAAATTGTACAATATCTCACTTAATGATTTCATATTAATAATACAATGTGATTCTGACATACAATTACAAATCATATcagctttttctttctttctttttattattagctTTTTGTACACCCTTAGTGCAGTAAAGTAAACATCATGTGACACAACAGTCCAATTGATTTTCAGGGCAGGGGCAGCAATCTGACACCAGGAACAACATTCAGATTCAGACTAGACAAGCTTTTCACTTAACCctaatttaagaaaaaaatataacataaaacCATTAAGGCAAGTTGTAACCGAAGTGTCCTAACAATAAGAAAGCATGGTGAAAGAGCACCATATAACTGTATAACACTgtataactcatctgtgactgtcagagctgtgcttaCAAACTcagactaaagcatcatcacaggtgcatttcaaacttctcagttacattaactgtgtttttatgcttttatcgtgtgtgcatgtacattttctttctttgttgctgccatgtgcatgtatgtgtatataagagtttttgctgtgttgtatttatccttttaaaatactgctactacaactcaatttccccacagggattaataaagttaatcttaatcttaacctATAATATAATATGAGTAGTTGTAGGCAACTGTAAAACATATATAGTTTTTGAGTTATGGTGCCTCATGAAAGATATAATAATACACATACACTTTCATGCTCATTAGACAGCTGCTTACAAGAGAAAATCAATCATTTCAGTCAGTAGTGTTACACTGAATGCtaaaactgaccaatcagaatcacaTATTCAACCAGAGCACTGTAATAAGTCGTTTATAACACATGTTAAAAGTGAACCCTCAGACAGCCATCAGTGACTTGACAAATTAACAAACAGTTCTGTACTTACAAAACTGGATGAACGATGAGCTCAGGGCTGTAAGATTTGATTACAGTCGCAGCGTCTTTGGTGCAGAAGACGTGAGACAAGTCTGCTCCCTGGAGGCAAGAAGAGGGCGTCACTGAAACAATCCTGCACATGAACCAAACTGGTCAAAGTTAATGATGAAAGTTGCTGCTTACCACTTTTAAAGCAGAGATGGCAGCAAATAAGGAGCTCCAGTGTAGCTTTAGGAGTTGAAGATTAAAATAAATTAGGAAAAACATTCCATAAAACAAATTCTCATGAATTATGAATTTTATGTGACATACTCTTGGCATCCTCCAATGATTCCAATACGACCATCTTGTCCCTTGTGTTTTTTagatgtcagaggaggaatGATGCTCTTCACTAGTGAGAGGACATCATCATCCATGCTTCTGTATGATGTAGACCCCACACTGTAGAAGTGCTCCAGCACTGAGGAAACAGAGTGAGAGGGTGAATATTGATCAGATGagaatataaaaacaacacTAACACAATGCAACACAGAGGTAAGGATGGGCCGACAGCTCCATCACATTACAGCCAATCCACCTTCAGTTTTCTCTTTACACATTCCACCTCAAGGCTTAACCCTTACTTATACCTAATGCCTGAGGATCTGTGTTCAGCAGCTGGCCCTGCTGGGTCAAACAGTCTGTCTGGGGCGAAGGTCGTCTGACATGACTGGACTGACCACGCACGTGTGACGGGGTGGCACTGGAGATGACGTGAGCACGGGCATGAGGGGTTGTCTTGGATGCAGAGCTGGTCTTGGTAGAGGAAATGTTGGAGAACATCTGGCCAAGCATCTGCAGCATCTGCAGCTCCCTGGCATGTTCGGCTTCTCTGCGGCGGTCTTCTGCTTGCAGGCGCTGCTCCTCCATACGGTAGAAGTTTTCCTCGGCTTGGGCGCTCTGCTCCAGGAACTGCTCCATTAGTTTCTCCATGGGGAAGTTTGCGCGCCGCTTCCTGGGCCTTTTAGGTGTTCTGGAGGACAAACTACTGGATGACTGGTTGGTGTTGTGTGGTCTTACAGAGGTGCCTGAAGAGAACATCATGAGACATTGTGGTGACAATTAGAACATGTACATTTAAGTTATTGTGACATTAGAAATgatacaaaaaataaagaacTGTGGTGTGGATGGTGCACTTACTGTTATTATTTCCCACTGTCACTTTAACTGGAATGGGGATGGGAACAGTTGGGTATTCCAACTTGACTTCAGTCTCTGCAGGATGTGAACACTCTGTGCTCTCAGAGTAAGCATCTTGAGCATCTTCTCCATCCTCTTCCAGGCCATCCAcggcctcctctcctccagccaCGCTCTCTATGAACTCCTGCGGGTCAAGAGCCGGCCGGTTGCTCAAAATCCGTTCCATGGTGTCATAAAACTTACAGATCTTGTGATACTGCCCGTTGTTCCGTAGATTACCTTCCTTGGCTAGTAGGTATTGTCTCTTGAGGCTTTTGATCCGCACCCTGCATTGTTCCGGCGTCCTTTCGAATCCCATGGCTCCCAGCCGCCGGGAAACGTCTCGGTACACGAAGCTGTTTCGAAAGTTTCCATCCAGCGCCGCCTGGATGTCCTGCTCCCCCCAGATGTTCAACAAGGTTCGCGTCTCCACGTCCGACCACAGGAAACCCCGCGTTGTGTTTGCCTGCATAGCTGATCCAGCGTAACCTCCAGCCGAAGGAGCTGGATGGAGATGTTGACACTGCGGATTATGATGGACGTCTGGTCTGGATCTTTGCTTTTAGCGGGAAGCCGCTATCCCAAACAACAGCGAATATCCATTCAGGTAGCTTAGCCGGTCACGTTGGGGGTGATTATCATAATAGTCTTAAACTTGAGGATCATAACAACATGTACAGGTTAACTTTTGTTATGCTAGCTAGCACCtagctgtctgtgtttatccCTTCACGTCGTTATCAAAATGCGCAGCTTAGTACTTTGAGGGGAATCTGACCGGGGATCGGCCTCCGAAGCCGCTTCACAACCTTTTACCTTCAGCAGGGAAATTTTCAAACTGACCTCTGATCAGTCCTCTGAGGGTAACTTCACCTTTCTGCGCCTGGTCCTCCGCCCCGC
It contains:
- the LOC114453843 gene encoding LOW QUALITY PROTEIN: uncharacterized protein LOC114453843 (The sequence of the model RefSeq protein was modified relative to this genomic sequence to represent the inferred CDS: inserted 1 base in 1 codon); this encodes MQANTTRGFLWSDVETRTLLNIWGEQDIQAALDGNFRNSFVYRDVSRRLGAMGFERTPEQCRVRIKSLKRQYLLAKEGNLRNNGQYHKICKFYDTMERILSNRPALDPQEFIESVAGGEEAVDGLEEDGEDAQDAYSESTECSHPAETEVKLEYPTVPIPIPVKVTVGNNNSTSVRPHNTNQSSSSLSSRTPKRPRKRRANFPMEKLMEQFLEQSAQAEENFYRMEEQRLQAEDRRREAEHARELQMLQMLGQMFSNISSTKTSSASKTTPHARAHVISSATPSHVRGQSSHVRRPSPQTDCLTQQGQLLNTDPQALVLEHFYSVGSTSYRSMDDDVLSLVKSIIPPLTSKKHKGQDGRIGIIGGCQDYTGAPYXAAISALKVGADLSHVFCTKDAATVIKSYSPELIVHPVLDSPNAVEEIEKWLPRLHGLVVGPGLGREDLLLKTAKEVIEKSKARDIPIVIDADGLWLVTQQPSVIQGYQKGILTPNFMEFTRLYEALHHEPVDSSDYQRNVVQLSAAMGNLTLVLKGEQDLITDGSKVFSCSVEGSGRRCGGQGDLLSGSMGVLAHWAHAASAAGLVRSVNPSLVAAFGACSLTRQCNSQAFQRHGRSTTTSDMIQEIGSAFRKLFES